In one Umezawaea sp. Da 62-37 genomic region, the following are encoded:
- a CDS encoding STAS domain-containing protein, translated as MSEGSATPNTAVITTGFHRGVPVLHCSGEVDMIAAAELGEEFARLLATGPPAVVIDLGDVAFFGSSGVSALVDAQKGADRDGIPLAVVTRGRPVLRPLESTLVDSVLTLCATVDEALDATARPDTDR; from the coding sequence ATGTCCGAAGGATCGGCCACGCCGAACACCGCCGTGATCACCACCGGGTTCCACCGGGGAGTACCGGTCCTGCACTGCTCCGGTGAGGTCGACATGATCGCGGCGGCGGAACTCGGCGAGGAGTTCGCCCGCCTGCTCGCGACCGGCCCACCCGCCGTCGTCATCGACCTCGGCGACGTCGCCTTCTTCGGCTCGTCAGGTGTCTCCGCGCTCGTGGACGCCCAGAAGGGCGCCGACCGCGACGGCATCCCACTGGCCGTGGTCACCAGGGGCCGCCCCGTCCTGCGCCCGCTCGAGTCCACCCTCGTGGACAGCGTCCTGACCCTCTGCGCCACCGTCGACGAGGCCCTGGACGCCACCGCACGCCCCGACACCGACCGCTAG
- a CDS encoding amino acid adenylation domain-containing protein gives MTDLATLFEARVDADPTRTAAEFGQWTWTYGELDARANRLANHLIEAGVIRGAFVGICADRRPDMVVAALAVLKAGAVYVPLDTELPADRLAWVIEDVDLAVVVTRRGLRPLLPATGTAAVLLDADGPQIAAASPARPRGQSATTAVCLTYTSGPTGPPKGVPAPQRGVLRLVVDAGHLPISPVDRVAFAARFAFDSALFEIWGALLNGACLIGVPEEVLASPRDLARFVRRSRISTMFLTTARFTEVVRADAGALASVAQLLVGDEPVDPAVLRAARARHGGTLLNCYGSAETTAFAVVHEVDEVAPDAESVPLGWAIDETPLYVLDELMRPVPDGTTGELYIGGSGVASGYWRRPSQTALAFMADPFAGRGGRMYRTGDLVTRRPNGLLDLVGRREGPAGIRGFRTDWAGPANGVRPGGPRTIARTVPDARVGESGVDEWRLGTLSLLSELPHDTVLEIGCGDGDVARDLVARTRRYVATDPSPAALDRFRARMTDDGRADDRLELVLAAADDLSAVGAALFDMVLVESVVQFFPHLDYLRRVLADVTARVRDGGVVVIADVRNLALLKHSCDPAEEDGLVVHPAWFRALAGAVDRIGHVEVRHKRGPVADELTRYRYDVVLHVVRTAAVEPVEWPDWGDAVDLERWAAAGTVSEVDGAGGRPAVSRRADA, from the coding sequence ATGACCGACCTCGCCACGCTGTTCGAGGCGCGGGTGGACGCGGACCCGACGAGGACCGCGGCGGAGTTCGGCCAGTGGACGTGGACCTACGGCGAACTGGACGCCCGCGCCAACCGGCTGGCCAACCACCTGATCGAGGCCGGGGTGATCCGCGGCGCGTTCGTCGGGATCTGCGCCGACCGGCGGCCGGACATGGTGGTCGCCGCGCTCGCGGTCCTCAAGGCGGGCGCGGTGTACGTGCCGCTGGACACCGAGCTGCCCGCCGACCGGCTGGCCTGGGTGATCGAGGACGTCGACCTCGCCGTCGTGGTCACGCGGCGCGGCCTGCGCCCGCTGCTGCCCGCGACGGGCACCGCGGCCGTGCTGCTGGACGCGGACGGGCCGCAGATCGCCGCGGCGTCGCCCGCGCGCCCCCGCGGCCAGTCGGCGACGACCGCGGTCTGCCTGACCTACACCTCCGGCCCGACCGGCCCGCCCAAGGGCGTGCCCGCGCCACAGCGGGGTGTCCTGCGGCTGGTCGTGGACGCGGGCCACCTGCCCATCTCGCCGGTCGACCGGGTCGCCTTCGCGGCGCGCTTCGCGTTCGACTCGGCGCTGTTCGAGATCTGGGGCGCGCTGCTCAACGGCGCGTGCCTGATCGGGGTGCCCGAGGAGGTCCTGGCCTCGCCCCGCGACCTGGCCAGGTTCGTCCGGCGGTCGCGGATCAGCACGATGTTCCTGACCACCGCCCGGTTCACCGAGGTGGTCCGGGCGGACGCGGGCGCGCTGGCGTCGGTCGCGCAGCTCCTGGTCGGCGACGAGCCCGTGGACCCGGCCGTGCTGCGCGCCGCCCGCGCCCGCCACGGCGGCACCCTGCTGAACTGCTACGGCTCCGCCGAGACCACGGCGTTCGCCGTCGTGCACGAGGTCGACGAGGTCGCCCCGGACGCGGAGTCGGTGCCGCTCGGGTGGGCCATCGACGAGACCCCGCTCTACGTGCTGGACGAGCTGATGCGGCCGGTGCCGGACGGCACGACCGGCGAGCTGTACATCGGCGGCTCCGGGGTGGCGTCCGGGTACTGGCGGCGGCCGAGCCAGACCGCGCTCGCGTTCATGGCCGACCCGTTCGCGGGGCGCGGCGGGCGGATGTACCGCACCGGCGACCTGGTGACGAGGCGGCCGAACGGTCTCCTGGACCTCGTGGGCCGCAGGGAGGGCCCGGCCGGGATCCGCGGGTTCCGGACCGACTGGGCCGGGCCCGCCAACGGGGTGCGCCCCGGTGGCCCTCGGACGATCGCACGGACGGTGCCGGACGCGCGGGTGGGCGAGTCGGGCGTGGACGAATGGCGGCTGGGAACGCTGTCGCTGCTGAGCGAACTGCCGCACGACACCGTGCTGGAGATCGGCTGCGGCGACGGCGACGTGGCTCGCGACCTCGTGGCGCGGACGCGCCGCTACGTCGCGACCGACCCCTCCCCCGCTGCGCTGGACCGGTTCCGCGCCAGGATGACCGACGACGGGCGGGCGGACGACCGGCTGGAACTGGTGCTCGCGGCCGCGGACGACCTGTCCGCGGTGGGCGCGGCCCTCTTCGACATGGTGCTGGTGGAGTCCGTCGTCCAGTTCTTCCCCCACCTCGACTACCTGCGGCGGGTGCTCGCCGACGTCACCGCGCGGGTGCGCGACGGCGGTGTCGTCGTGATCGCCGACGTGCGCAACCTGGCCCTGCTCAAGCACTCGTGCGACCCCGCCGAGGAGGACGGGCTGGTCGTGCACCCGGCGTGGTTCCGGGCGCTGGCGGGGGCCGTCGACCGGATCGGCCACGTGGAGGTGCGGCACAAGCGCGGCCCGGTCGCCGACGAGCTGACCCGCTACCGGTACGACGTGGTGCTGCACGTGGTCCGGACCGCGGCGGTCGAACCGGTGGAGTGGCCGGACTGGGGCGACGCGGTCGACCTGGAGCGGTGGGCCGCCGCCGGGACGGTGTCCGAAGTGGACGGTGCGGGCGGGCGCCCCGCGGTGTCGCGGAGGGCGGACGCGTGA
- a CDS encoding MbtH family NRPS accessory protein: MTGARRYAVILNHEEQYTLWPEGGPIPHGWQPTGFRGTQEECLAHIDEVWTDMRPRSLRLHMDEQIR, translated from the coding sequence GTGACCGGCGCGCGGCGGTACGCCGTGATCCTCAACCACGAGGAGCAGTACACCCTCTGGCCCGAGGGAGGACCGATCCCGCACGGGTGGCAGCCCACCGGGTTCCGCGGCACCCAGGAGGAGTGCCTCGCGCACATCGACGAGGTCTGGACGGACATGCGGCCGCGGTCGCTCCGCCTGCACATGGACGAGCAGATCAGGTAG
- a CDS encoding alpha/beta fold hydrolase, protein MPFALTDDGVDIHYEVHGGGPPLLLLGGQANDHHWWDEVRADFAAAFTTVVLDYRGTGDSGRPDTDSYSTRGFADDVLRVLDHLGVDRAHVYGTSMGGRVAQWIAADHPERVDRLVLGCTSPGKPHGVERSAEVRRSLAQVDKAASRRALLELMYTPAWVAGHTGPFNTLGDPTMPPHARRGHLLASGGHNSWDALPSIGAPTLVVHGTDDVFNPTANAHLLAGRVPGAELHLVPGGRHAHFEEFRDVASPLVLEFLSR, encoded by the coding sequence GTGCCATTCGCGCTGACGGACGACGGGGTCGACATCCACTACGAGGTCCACGGCGGAGGTCCGCCGCTGCTCCTGCTCGGCGGGCAGGCGAACGACCACCACTGGTGGGACGAGGTGCGCGCGGACTTCGCCGCCGCGTTCACCACCGTCGTGCTCGACTACCGGGGCACCGGCGACAGCGGCAGGCCGGACACGGACTCCTACAGCACCAGGGGGTTCGCCGACGACGTGCTGCGCGTGCTGGACCACCTCGGCGTCGACCGCGCGCACGTGTACGGGACGTCGATGGGCGGCCGGGTCGCGCAGTGGATCGCCGCCGACCACCCCGAGCGGGTCGACCGGCTGGTGCTCGGGTGCACCTCACCCGGCAAGCCGCACGGGGTCGAGCGGAGCGCGGAGGTGCGGCGCTCGTTGGCGCAGGTGGACAAGGCGGCGTCGCGGCGGGCGCTGCTGGAGCTGATGTACACGCCCGCGTGGGTCGCGGGCCACACCGGGCCGTTCAACACCCTGGGCGATCCCACCATGCCCCCGCACGCCCGGCGCGGACACCTGCTGGCCAGCGGCGGGCACAACAGCTGGGACGCGCTGCCGTCGATCGGGGCGCCGACGCTGGTCGTGCACGGGACCGACGACGTGTTCAACCCGACCGCCAACGCCCACCTGCTGGCGGGGCGCGTGCCCGGCGCCGAACTGCACCTCGTCCCCGGCGGGCGGCACGCGCACTTCGAGGAGTTCCGCGACGTCGCGAGCCCGCTCGTGCTGGAGTTCCTGAGCCGCTGA
- a CDS encoding alpha/beta hydrolase has product MTEYLELDGGRLAYDVTGEGPLVVLAHGMGDNRDAYREVAAGLVDAGYRVASVDQRGHGESSVGWPSYTRTDAAADLLAVVHHLGGPAVLVGHSFAGGAVTIAAALEPESVTAVVEISPFTRAQKIAFGALFSNARYRKGSTLLMGAGLFRSVGTWKSYLDHAYPGTRPARYAEHVAALDTELSRPGRMAVLGKMGMSAPTDAGAKLADLRCPALVVVGSLDPDWADPVAEGEGIVAGMPSGLGRLEVVEGAGHYAHVQFPDAVITAILTFLKEVPRG; this is encoded by the coding sequence ATGACGGAGTACCTGGAGCTCGACGGTGGACGGCTCGCCTACGACGTGACCGGGGAGGGTCCGCTGGTCGTGCTGGCGCACGGCATGGGCGACAACCGGGACGCCTACCGCGAGGTCGCCGCCGGACTGGTCGACGCCGGGTACCGCGTGGCCTCCGTGGACCAGCGCGGCCACGGCGAGTCCAGCGTCGGTTGGCCGTCCTACACCCGCACGGACGCGGCGGCCGACCTGCTCGCCGTGGTCCACCACCTGGGCGGCCCGGCCGTGCTCGTGGGCCACTCGTTCGCCGGCGGCGCCGTCACCATCGCGGCGGCCCTGGAGCCCGAGTCGGTCACCGCCGTCGTGGAGATCAGCCCGTTCACCCGCGCGCAGAAGATCGCCTTCGGCGCCCTGTTCTCGAACGCCCGCTACCGCAAGGGCTCGACGCTGCTCATGGGCGCGGGGCTGTTCCGCAGCGTCGGGACGTGGAAGAGCTACCTCGACCACGCCTACCCCGGCACCAGGCCCGCGCGCTACGCCGAGCACGTCGCCGCGCTCGACACCGAGCTGAGCAGGCCCGGCCGGATGGCGGTGCTGGGCAAGATGGGCATGTCCGCGCCCACCGACGCCGGCGCCAAGCTCGCCGACCTCCGCTGCCCCGCGCTGGTCGTCGTGGGCTCGCTGGACCCCGACTGGGCCGACCCCGTCGCCGAGGGCGAGGGCATCGTGGCGGGCATGCCGTCCGGACTGGGCAGGCTCGAAGTGGTCGAGGGAGCGGGCCACTACGCGCACGTGCAGTTCCCGGACGCCGTGATCACGGCGATCCTGACCTTCCTCAAGGAGGTCCCCCGTGGCTAG
- a CDS encoding WHG domain-containing protein has translation MARAALSADAVVDVALRLVDEEGPGALTLAAVASRAGVATPSLYKHVRNLAELRALLSVRIMDELFDRIGSAVLGRSADDAVRALMLAWREYVVTHPNRYGSVDQGPDPMVSRAANRLIDVMMAALRAYGLEDSDAIHAARCLRAAVHGFSVLEAQRGFQLPEKLDESYDLLVHMVISGLRTPAPGA, from the coding sequence GTGGCTAGGGCCGCGCTGTCCGCGGACGCGGTGGTCGACGTCGCCCTGCGCCTTGTCGACGAGGAGGGCCCCGGCGCGCTGACCCTGGCCGCGGTGGCCTCCCGCGCGGGCGTGGCCACGCCGTCGCTCTACAAGCACGTCCGGAACCTGGCCGAGCTGCGCGCGCTCCTGTCGGTGCGGATCATGGACGAGCTCTTCGACCGGATCGGTTCGGCGGTGCTCGGCCGTTCCGCCGACGACGCGGTGCGCGCCCTCATGCTGGCCTGGCGCGAGTACGTCGTCACCCACCCGAACCGCTACGGCTCCGTCGACCAGGGCCCCGACCCGATGGTGTCGCGGGCCGCGAACAGGCTGATCGACGTCATGATGGCCGCCCTGCGCGCGTACGGCCTGGAGGACTCCGATGCCATCCACGCCGCTCGCTGCCTGCGCGCTGCCGTGCACGGGTTCTCCGTGCTGGAGGCGCAGAGGGGCTTCCAGCTCCCCGAGAAGCTCGACGAGAGCTACGACCTGCTGGTGCACATGGTGATCTCGGGGCTGCGGACTCCGGCTCCCGGCGCGTGA
- a CDS encoding response regulator transcription factor produces the protein MTEAVRVVVADDQALVRTGFRMILTADGIDVVAEAANGAEAVDAVRRTRPDVVLMDVRMPVLDGLEATRRILTGAEGEPRVIILTTFDLDRYVYAALSAGASGFLLKDVTPEHLVAAVRLVRSGDALLAPTITRRLVERFARGDTGTTPPHRDLATLTPRELEVLTLLARGLSNAELAGKLHLSEATVKTHVARILAKLGLRDRVQAVVVAYETGLVSPSGA, from the coding sequence GTGACCGAGGCGGTGCGCGTGGTGGTCGCCGACGACCAGGCGCTGGTGCGCACCGGGTTCCGGATGATCCTCACCGCCGACGGCATCGACGTGGTCGCCGAGGCCGCGAACGGCGCCGAAGCCGTCGACGCGGTCCGGCGCACCCGGCCGGACGTGGTGCTGATGGACGTCCGGATGCCCGTGCTGGACGGCCTGGAGGCCACCCGGCGCATCCTGACCGGCGCCGAGGGGGAGCCGCGGGTGATCATCCTGACCACGTTCGACCTCGACCGCTACGTCTACGCGGCGTTGTCGGCGGGCGCCAGCGGGTTCCTGCTCAAGGACGTCACACCCGAGCACCTCGTCGCCGCCGTCCGCCTGGTCCGCTCCGGCGACGCCCTGCTGGCCCCGACGATCACCCGGCGGCTGGTCGAGCGCTTCGCCCGCGGCGACACCGGCACGACCCCGCCGCACCGCGACCTGGCCACGCTGACCCCGCGTGAACTGGAGGTGCTCACGTTGCTGGCCAGGGGGTTGAGCAACGCCGAGCTCGCCGGGAAGCTGCACCTGTCCGAGGCCACCGTGAAGACGCACGTCGCCCGCATCCTCGCCAAGCTCGGCCTCCGCGACCGCGTGCAGGCCGTGGTGGTGGCCTACGAGACCGGGTTGGTCAGCCCTTCGGGAGCGTGA
- a CDS encoding histidine kinase yields the protein MKNVVERLREWVGPLARPTGPPPLLTRRGRVFDLLVALVIGFATVMYAVDRGDASAGAGPERVEIVPAPGGSGWIAVPAPFVDSADWITLVVLALLSSAVLVVRRRYPFAVLCAVTFLAVLTPPDVPRVTFYACVVAAYSAAAYSQYRPPTLGTLVVLALAVSEFTGDTQPVVPNQYIALMVLVPMVVAANGLRTWKLRTDEGLAQVSTLERERDQALRSAVEHERARIARELHDVVTHNVSVMVIQAGAARKVMAAEPDQAREALLAVEAGGRAAMSELRHVMGLLTMDTDGVEPVLAPQPDVDQLEALVARVRDTGVPVRLTVSGAPRPLPSGVGLAAYRVVQEALTNTVKHAAGASAEVLVEYGADHLLVEVTDIGGTPGPTSAGTGRGLIGLRERLAVYGGTLRAGLRPLGGYRVTARIPLEAL from the coding sequence GTGAAGAACGTCGTGGAGCGCCTGCGGGAGTGGGTGGGCCCGTTGGCGCGCCCGACCGGTCCGCCGCCGCTGCTCACCCGGCGCGGCAGGGTCTTCGACCTGCTGGTGGCGCTGGTCATCGGGTTCGCCACGGTCATGTACGCCGTCGACCGCGGGGACGCGTCCGCGGGAGCCGGTCCGGAGCGGGTCGAGATCGTTCCGGCGCCCGGTGGATCCGGCTGGATCGCGGTTCCCGCGCCGTTCGTCGACTCGGCCGACTGGATCACGCTGGTCGTGCTGGCGCTGCTCTCGTCGGCGGTGCTGGTGGTGCGCCGCCGGTACCCGTTCGCCGTGCTGTGCGCCGTGACCTTCCTGGCCGTGCTGACCCCGCCGGACGTCCCGAGGGTCACCTTCTACGCCTGCGTCGTGGCCGCCTACAGCGCCGCGGCCTACAGCCAGTACCGGCCGCCGACGCTGGGGACGCTGGTGGTGCTGGCGCTGGCGGTCAGCGAGTTCACCGGCGACACCCAGCCGGTCGTCCCGAACCAGTACATCGCGCTGATGGTCCTCGTCCCGATGGTGGTGGCCGCCAACGGGTTGCGCACCTGGAAGCTGCGCACCGACGAGGGGTTGGCGCAAGTGTCCACTTTGGAGCGCGAACGGGACCAGGCGCTGCGCAGCGCCGTCGAGCACGAGCGCGCCCGCATCGCCCGCGAGCTGCACGACGTGGTGACGCACAACGTGAGCGTGATGGTCATCCAGGCCGGTGCCGCCCGCAAGGTCATGGCCGCCGAGCCCGACCAGGCCCGTGAGGCGCTGCTCGCCGTCGAGGCGGGCGGCCGGGCGGCGATGTCGGAGCTGCGGCACGTGATGGGGCTGCTCACGATGGACACCGACGGCGTCGAGCCGGTGCTGGCGCCGCAACCCGACGTCGACCAGTTGGAGGCGCTGGTCGCACGGGTCCGGGACACCGGCGTGCCGGTCCGGCTGACCGTGTCCGGCGCACCGCGCCCGCTGCCGTCGGGAGTCGGGCTGGCCGCGTACCGGGTCGTGCAGGAAGCCCTGACCAACACGGTGAAGCACGCGGCGGGCGCGTCCGCCGAGGTGCTCGTCGAGTACGGCGCCGACCACCTGCTGGTCGAGGTCACCGACATCGGCGGCACCCCCGGCCCGACCTCCGCCGGGACCGGGCGAGGGCTCATCGGACTGCGCGAGCGGCTGGCTGTCTACGGTGGCACCCTGCGGGCCGGTCTCCGCCCGCTCGGCGGGTACCGGGTCACCGCGAGGATTCCCCTGGAGGCGTTGTGA
- a CDS encoding ABC transporter ATP-binding protein encodes MTTPVIELRDVRRAYDDGPPALHDASLTVLPGEAVAILGPSGSGKSTLLNLIAGLDRPDAGTVTVDGVRVDRLGEAASARYRRAKIGMVFQFFNLLDDLTVADNVALPAQLAGMAGGEARKRAAELLGRLGVEGHAGAYPGRLSGGERQRVAVARALVNRPPLLLADEPTGALDTAAGEDVSELLTELNADGQTIVVVTHDLALARSCTTRTIRLVDGHVADDLAAGATR; translated from the coding sequence ATGACCACTCCGGTGATCGAACTGCGCGACGTGCGCCGCGCCTACGACGACGGGCCGCCCGCCCTGCACGACGCTTCGCTGACCGTCCTGCCGGGCGAGGCCGTGGCGATCCTCGGACCGTCCGGCAGCGGCAAGTCCACGCTGCTCAACCTGATCGCGGGCCTCGACCGGCCGGATGCGGGCACCGTCACCGTGGACGGGGTGCGCGTCGACAGGCTCGGCGAGGCCGCCTCCGCGCGCTACCGGCGGGCGAAGATCGGCATGGTCTTCCAGTTCTTCAACCTGCTCGACGACCTCACCGTCGCCGACAACGTCGCGCTGCCCGCCCAACTCGCGGGCATGGCGGGCGGCGAGGCCAGGAAGCGCGCGGCGGAACTGCTCGGAAGGCTTGGCGTGGAAGGACATGCGGGCGCGTACCCCGGCAGGCTGTCCGGTGGCGAACGGCAGCGCGTCGCGGTGGCCAGGGCGCTGGTGAACCGCCCGCCGCTGCTGCTGGCCGACGAGCCGACCGGCGCGCTGGACACCGCCGCGGGCGAGGACGTCAGCGAGCTGCTCACCGAGTTGAACGCCGACGGCCAGACCATCGTCGTGGTCACCCACGACCTCGCGCTGGCCCGCTCCTGCACGACCCGCACGATCCGGCTGGTCGACGGCCACGTCGCCGACGACCTCGCCGCGGGGGCCACCCGATGA
- a CDS encoding FtsX-like permease family protein, which produces MSALGRVVRSGVGRRRVQTAVIGLATTMAAAAAVLGGSLLVASAAPFDNAFAEQHGAHLSVQVDGEKATAAQLEASAKASGVTAAAGPFRTVSVVARDQRGHDLPPLTVVGRADPGGAVDAVTLLDGAWATGPDQIVLSSGGPVGDDPNGSPLGRQFTFPDLPGAPALTVVGLARSVSRTAGAWVSPAAIPKLTRPDSTAGFQVLYRFAAADTAEQVEAGRVAVTAGIPAEAVNGTRSWLVLRQEAARDTALLVPFIVAFGLLGLVMSVLIVGNVVAGAVSGGLRRIGVLKALGFTPGQVVRAHVVQALVPAAVGVVIGVVAGNAVALPVLAETREAYGAATAAVDPLVNVVVVVGALVVVAVTAWASAWRAGRLRTVDALAVGRVGGPARGRRAAALASRLPLPRPVTLGLSRPFARPARAVAMLAAIVFGATAVTLAVGLAASLNEIQVGLDHDTADVTIGSPDLHLPPGLEDVDLGPGGRKINRVPDTADRAAIDAVIGAQSGTLAHYGMATRPVSVAGLSSPAPVTGFTGDVSFAGYRMTSGRWFAAPGEVVVPTPFLTATGTRVGDTLALNDQGRTVVVRVVGELFDTSDDGMGIFTDAATLVDLKATSYSVAVRPGTDVAGYLTALNAALQPQSVSAEAATGRGTSDTLVLIAGITATLTLVLVAVAGLGVLNGVVLDTRERVHDIGVHKALGMTPRQTTAMVLSSVVLTGLLGGVLGVPLGMALHGEVMPAMARGAGLGMPTTVFDVYHPAELVLLGAGGVLIAVLGALLPAGWAARTRTATALRTE; this is translated from the coding sequence ATGAGCGCGCTCGGGCGGGTGGTGCGCTCGGGCGTGGGACGGCGCCGGGTGCAGACGGCGGTGATCGGGCTGGCCACGACGATGGCCGCGGCCGCGGCGGTGCTCGGGGGATCGCTGCTGGTGGCCTCCGCGGCGCCGTTCGACAACGCGTTCGCCGAGCAGCACGGCGCGCACCTGTCGGTGCAGGTGGACGGGGAGAAGGCCACGGCGGCGCAGTTGGAGGCGTCGGCGAAGGCCTCGGGCGTCACGGCCGCGGCGGGCCCGTTCCGGACGGTGTCCGTCGTGGCGCGGGACCAGCGGGGGCACGACCTGCCACCGCTGACCGTGGTGGGCCGGGCCGATCCCGGCGGTGCGGTCGACGCCGTCACGCTGCTCGACGGCGCTTGGGCCACCGGTCCCGACCAGATCGTGCTGTCCTCCGGGGGACCGGTGGGCGACGATCCGAACGGCAGCCCCCTCGGCAGGCAGTTCACGTTCCCCGACCTGCCCGGTGCCCCGGCGCTGACCGTGGTCGGCCTGGCCAGGTCCGTCAGCCGCACCGCGGGCGCGTGGGTGTCACCCGCCGCGATCCCGAAGCTGACGCGGCCGGACTCGACGGCGGGGTTCCAGGTGCTCTACCGGTTCGCCGCCGCGGACACCGCCGAGCAGGTCGAGGCGGGTCGCGTCGCGGTGACGGCGGGAATCCCGGCGGAGGCGGTGAACGGGACGCGGTCGTGGCTGGTGCTGCGGCAGGAGGCCGCTCGGGACACCGCGCTGCTCGTGCCGTTCATCGTCGCGTTCGGCCTGCTGGGGCTGGTCATGTCGGTGCTGATCGTCGGCAACGTGGTCGCGGGCGCGGTGAGCGGCGGACTGCGCCGGATCGGCGTCCTCAAGGCACTCGGGTTCACGCCGGGGCAGGTGGTGCGCGCCCACGTGGTCCAGGCGCTCGTGCCCGCCGCGGTCGGCGTCGTGATCGGCGTGGTCGCGGGCAACGCCGTGGCGCTGCCGGTGCTGGCCGAGACCAGGGAGGCCTACGGCGCGGCGACCGCGGCGGTGGACCCGCTGGTCAACGTCGTGGTGGTCGTCGGCGCGCTGGTAGTGGTGGCGGTGACCGCGTGGGCGAGCGCGTGGCGCGCCGGGCGGCTGCGCACCGTGGACGCGCTGGCCGTCGGCCGGGTCGGCGGTCCCGCCCGCGGTCGACGGGCCGCCGCACTGGCCTCGCGGCTCCCGTTGCCGAGGCCCGTCACGCTCGGCCTGTCCCGCCCGTTCGCCCGGCCCGCCCGCGCGGTCGCGATGCTCGCGGCGATCGTGTTCGGCGCCACCGCCGTGACGTTGGCGGTCGGCCTGGCGGCCTCGCTGAACGAGATCCAGGTCGGTCTCGACCACGACACCGCCGACGTCACCATCGGCTCCCCCGACCTGCACCTCCCCCCTGGCCTCGAGGACGTGGACCTGGGACCTGGAGGTCGGAAGATCAACCGGGTGCCCGACACCGCCGACCGCGCCGCGATCGACGCGGTGATCGGCGCCCAGTCCGGAACGCTGGCGCACTACGGCATGGCCACCCGCCCGGTGTCCGTCGCCGGGCTGTCCTCACCGGCCCCCGTCACCGGGTTCACCGGGGACGTCTCCTTCGCCGGCTACCGGATGACCTCGGGGCGCTGGTTCGCCGCACCGGGCGAGGTCGTGGTGCCGACGCCGTTCCTGACCGCCACCGGTACCCGCGTCGGCGACACCCTGGCGCTCAACGACCAGGGGCGGACGGTCGTGGTCCGCGTCGTCGGCGAACTCTTCGACACCAGCGACGACGGCATGGGGATCTTCACCGACGCCGCGACCCTGGTGGACCTGAAGGCCACTTCCTACAGCGTCGCGGTGCGGCCGGGCACCGACGTCGCGGGCTACCTCACGGCGTTGAACGCCGCGCTCCAGCCGCAGTCCGTGAGCGCGGAGGCCGCCACCGGCCGCGGCACCAGCGACACCCTGGTCCTGATCGCCGGGATCACCGCGACGCTCACGCTGGTGCTCGTCGCCGTCGCCGGGCTCGGGGTGCTCAACGGGGTCGTGCTCGACACCCGTGAACGCGTCCACGACATCGGTGTCCACAAGGCACTCGGCATGACCCCGCGCCAGACCACCGCGATGGTGCTGTCGTCGGTCGTCCTGACCGGACTGCTGGGCGGCGTGCTCGGGGTGCCGCTGGGGATGGCGCTGCACGGCGAGGTGATGCCCGCCATGGCCCGCGGCGCGGGCCTCGGCATGCCGACCACCGTGTTCGACGTCTACCACCCGGCGGAACTGGTGCTGCTGGGGGCGGGCGGGGTGCTGATCGCCGTGCTCGGCGCGCTGCTGCCCGCGGGATGGGCGGCCAGGACCAGGACCGCCACCGCGCTGCGCACCGAGTAG
- a CDS encoding DUF1772 domain-containing protein, with protein MRYLELVSLFLLGLLAGEEFVVRYGVHGAMAVLDERGQVLARQGLITRLKVLVPSIMVPAVLTGAAVTILGGTGAGFGFRLAGAAVLLAFVLFTFLGTVPINQRIGDWDADAPPADWRAEFRRWERIDVFRSSAAILAFALFLLAVGVRVA; from the coding sequence ATGCGCTACCTGGAACTCGTCAGCCTGTTCCTGCTCGGGCTCCTGGCGGGCGAGGAGTTCGTGGTCCGCTACGGCGTGCACGGCGCGATGGCCGTGCTCGACGAGCGGGGGCAGGTCCTCGCCCGCCAGGGGCTGATCACGAGGCTGAAGGTGCTGGTGCCGTCGATCATGGTGCCCGCGGTCCTGACGGGCGCGGCCGTGACGATCCTCGGGGGAACGGGCGCCGGCTTCGGCTTCCGGCTCGCGGGCGCGGCCGTCCTGCTGGCCTTCGTCCTGTTCACGTTCCTCGGCACGGTGCCGATCAACCAGCGCATCGGCGACTGGGACGCCGACGCCCCGCCCGCGGACTGGCGGGCCGAGTTCCGCCGGTGGGAACGGATCGACGTGTTCCGTTCCTCCGCGGCGATCCTGGCGTTCGCCCTCTTCCTGCTGGCCGTCGGGGTCCGGGTCGCCTGA